The Limnospira fusiformis SAG 85.79 genomic interval CCGCCCTATATTCCTAGCCAGGAGCTACCAAACCTACAACCAGAAGTAATCCTATATGAACCCCCTCTAGCACTCGATGGCGGCGAATCTGGCTTAGACTCCATTCATCATCTAGTACAAACAGCACCCCAATTTTTACAACCTGGGGGTATTTGGATCATAGAAATGATGGCAGGACAGGGAGAAGCGGTTACATCCATGTTAGAATCAGCAGGGTGTTATCGGGATCTTAAAATCCTCCCGGACCTGGCTGGTATTGATAGATTTGCGATCGCTTATCTACAATAAGATTTTATGTAGTTGCTTGGCACAGGGTTAAATGATCGGATCAGATTCAGACCGGGTTCCTAGCGTATCTGTGAGCGATCGCCATCATGGGGACGCTCTGAGTCATACTCATCCCCATGTCCATAGCGAGGAATCACTCAAACGTATTATCAATCGACTCTCGCGCATTGAAGGACATATTCGCGGTGTCAAAACTATGGTCCAAGAAAGTCGCCCCTGTCCCGATGTACTC includes:
- a CDS encoding metal-sensing transcriptional repressor, translating into MIGSDSDRVPSVSVSDRHHGDALSHTHPHVHSEESLKRIINRLSRIEGHIRGVKTMVQESRPCPDVLVQIAAVRGALDRVARIILDEHLTECIARAAKEGNIDVEIEELKAALDRFLP